In one window of Myxococcales bacterium DNA:
- a CDS encoding PLP-dependent aminotransferase family protein yields the protein MDQSLGLKLDPRRDEPIHRQIFDQVVARIEARAFPAGFKLPPTRVLAGALGAHRNTVARAYAELESAGFVFGSVGRGTFVGDVDGARAQAVDRGAVAVADGGQLREMPWNDLVARAAKPELLARVERYARRASGPQVINLARMQPSADLLPDELMRRCVARVFAQYGPETLTYAPPEGVLRTRTQIALELAARGVPATADDVLVTSGSQQALDLVARSLVNPGDAIMVEATTYSGALDIFALAGARVVSVPSDDDGPELAALERLTRPDVKALYLMPNGHNPTGRTMSLERRRQLVLWSRRVSIPLIEDDYAAGVVLDPPGEPHLRALDGDVIHMSTFSKRLIPAMRIGYVVAPKELSRSLRSLKRVVDLGTSSILQHAVAEFIERGYLRAHMTKVVREYRARRDALAAALTKHLPAECTFQSPRHGLVLWVSLPPSLDVDALYQEALKQGVLVSPSPMWSAGLNPRPGVRLAFCAESPERVAEGARRLGKAVKTLSARAPRKAEPRSGAVAPFV from the coding sequence TTGGACCAATCGTTGGGGCTCAAGCTCGATCCGCGGCGCGACGAGCCGATTCATCGGCAGATCTTTGATCAGGTCGTCGCCCGCATTGAGGCGCGGGCTTTTCCTGCGGGGTTCAAGCTGCCGCCGACGCGCGTTCTCGCGGGAGCGCTCGGCGCCCACCGCAACACCGTCGCGCGGGCCTACGCCGAGCTCGAGTCAGCGGGCTTCGTCTTCGGCTCCGTCGGGCGGGGCACCTTCGTCGGCGACGTCGACGGCGCTCGCGCCCAGGCTGTCGACCGCGGGGCCGTCGCTGTCGCCGACGGCGGTCAGCTCCGCGAGATGCCGTGGAATGACCTCGTCGCGCGTGCGGCGAAGCCCGAACTCTTGGCCCGCGTCGAGCGCTACGCGCGCCGCGCCTCCGGCCCCCAAGTCATCAACCTCGCGCGCATGCAGCCATCGGCGGATCTCTTGCCCGATGAGCTGATGCGTCGATGCGTCGCGCGCGTCTTCGCGCAATACGGGCCGGAGACCTTGACGTACGCGCCGCCGGAGGGCGTGCTCCGCACTCGGACGCAGATCGCCCTCGAGCTTGCGGCTCGCGGCGTGCCGGCTACGGCCGACGACGTTCTCGTCACCTCGGGAAGTCAACAAGCTCTCGACCTCGTGGCGCGGTCCCTCGTCAACCCCGGCGACGCCATCATGGTGGAAGCCACGACGTATTCGGGCGCCCTCGACATCTTCGCGCTCGCGGGCGCTCGCGTCGTCTCGGTGCCGTCGGACGACGACGGCCCGGAGCTCGCGGCGCTCGAACGCCTCACGAGGCCCGACGTCAAGGCCCTCTACCTCATGCCCAACGGGCACAACCCCACGGGCCGCACCATGTCGCTCGAGCGACGACGGCAGCTCGTCCTGTGGTCGCGCCGTGTCTCGATTCCCCTCATCGAGGATGACTACGCCGCCGGCGTGGTGCTCGACCCGCCGGGCGAGCCGCACCTCCGAGCGTTAGACGGCGACGTCATTCACATGTCGACGTTCTCGAAGCGGCTCATCCCGGCCATGCGGATCGGCTACGTCGTCGCCCCCAAAGAGCTCTCAAGGAGTCTTCGGTCGCTCAAGCGCGTCGTCGACCTCGGCACGTCGTCGATCTTGCAACACGCCGTCGCCGAGTTCATCGAACGCGGCTACCTCCGCGCGCACATGACGAAGGTGGTCCGCGAATACCGCGCCCGCCGGGACGCGCTCGCGGCCGCGCTAACCAAACACCTGCCCGCCGAGTGCACGTTTCAATCTCCGCGCCACGGCCTCGTCCTTTGGGTGTCGCTTCCGCCGTCGCTCGACGTCGACGCGCTCTACCAGGAGGCGTTGAAGCAGGGGGTTCTCGTCAGCCCCAGCCCCATGTGGAGCGCCGGCCTTAACCCGAGGCCCGGCGTCCGGCTCGCGTTCTGCGCCGAGTCTCCCGAACGCGTCGCTGAGGGGGCGCGCCGTCTCGGCAAGGCGGTGAAGACGCTCTCGGCTCGCGCGCCAAGAAAGGCGGAACCACGGAGCGGAGCTGTGGCGCCGTTCGTTTAG
- a CDS encoding SUMF1/EgtB/PvdO family nonheme iron enzyme, producing MLTDAAARGEITLATLWSAAERLAAGEDGDALVLELCGPGPSADLVTGATLAAAPSDSGSADAAPESEPGPERYDLQTSLGAGSSATVVAAYDHTMKRVVALKLVRDADAAAMTRFRREARLTAGLEHPNIVPVYDSGTTRDGAPFYAMRLVKNRSLRQIMQVGSEGTRWPVRRLTSALVGVSRALDYAHSRGLVHGDVKPENILVGDFGEVYLADWELAFAETDGETERRALRGTPGYIAPELIAPEGIADRAADLFAVGVILYEVLTGVAPFDGQSVTETLSRTLRHVPPRPRALAHDCPLLLDELAFALLDKDPRTRPSARETVERLDDFLEGAREVERRAREASRLAEEALQWATEFERLGRRQKELEQAARRALAPLKPWESVDKKRVAWGLEREAREADVEANLALARALEMYTQALGYDQNAGDAHRGLARLHWTLARRAEREQKRGDQAHHEARVHEHDHGELARQLTAPSQLVLHSLPAGATVVLERFVDEDRTLIAKGAISLGKTPVRTELPPGSYLLTLSADGFEAARYPVVLRRGATHATTVRLVRPRDLGTGFIYVPQGLTMLGGDPQAMDSLPSEECLVDDYAIAELPVTFGEYCEFLDALEARSPALAEKRAPRDKRGSEGFVVRRGPGGLWEPEESLVEGEGRTLLPNGTRDLRRLPVLLVDWYDAVAYAAWRSQRDNTRVRLPTEAEWEKAARGVDGRAFPWGNEFDATFCKMRDSRAVVQQPEPVGAFPRDVSCYGVRDLAGGVREWVADFHGGPSAEELLREPEPGALVTRGDSSLRQARGGAWMIDAQWCRGASRGPLQALARGTALGFRLAKTLAR from the coding sequence GTGCTCACCGACGCCGCCGCGCGCGGAGAGATCACGCTGGCCACGCTATGGTCGGCCGCGGAGCGCTTGGCCGCCGGCGAAGACGGTGATGCGCTCGTTCTTGAGCTGTGCGGGCCGGGGCCCAGCGCGGACCTCGTGACGGGCGCCACGCTCGCTGCGGCACCTTCCGACTCCGGCTCTGCCGACGCCGCGCCGGAGAGCGAGCCTGGCCCGGAGCGATACGACCTCCAAACGTCGCTTGGTGCCGGCTCATCGGCGACGGTCGTTGCGGCCTACGACCACACGATGAAGCGCGTTGTCGCGCTGAAGCTTGTCCGCGACGCCGACGCGGCTGCCATGACGCGCTTTCGTCGCGAGGCGCGCCTCACGGCCGGCCTCGAGCACCCGAACATCGTGCCCGTCTATGACAGCGGCACGACGCGCGACGGCGCGCCCTTCTACGCCATGCGGCTCGTCAAGAACCGCTCCTTGCGGCAGATCATGCAGGTCGGCAGCGAAGGCACGCGGTGGCCCGTGAGACGCCTCACGAGCGCCCTGGTCGGCGTCAGCCGCGCCCTCGACTACGCACACTCGCGCGGGCTCGTGCACGGCGACGTCAAGCCCGAGAACATCCTGGTGGGTGACTTCGGTGAGGTCTACCTCGCCGATTGGGAGCTGGCCTTCGCCGAGACCGACGGAGAGACGGAGCGCCGCGCGCTCCGCGGAACGCCCGGCTACATCGCGCCCGAATTGATCGCGCCAGAAGGCATCGCCGATCGCGCCGCCGATCTCTTCGCCGTCGGCGTCATCCTCTACGAGGTACTAACCGGCGTCGCTCCCTTCGACGGCCAGTCGGTCACCGAGACGTTGTCGCGAACGCTGAGGCATGTGCCGCCACGACCGCGCGCCCTCGCGCACGATTGCCCGCTCTTGCTCGACGAGCTGGCCTTCGCCCTGCTCGACAAAGATCCGAGGACGAGGCCCTCGGCGCGCGAGACCGTCGAGCGACTCGATGACTTTCTCGAGGGTGCTCGCGAGGTCGAGCGCCGTGCCCGGGAGGCGAGTCGGCTCGCGGAGGAAGCGCTCCAATGGGCGACGGAGTTCGAGCGGCTGGGCCGGCGGCAGAAGGAGCTCGAGCAAGCGGCGCGGCGAGCCCTCGCGCCGCTCAAACCGTGGGAGTCGGTCGACAAAAAGCGCGTCGCTTGGGGCCTCGAACGCGAAGCGCGGGAGGCCGATGTCGAGGCGAACCTCGCGCTCGCGCGCGCCCTCGAGATGTACACGCAGGCGCTGGGGTACGACCAAAACGCGGGCGACGCGCACCGCGGCCTCGCGCGACTCCATTGGACGCTGGCCCGGCGCGCAGAGCGTGAGCAGAAGCGCGGCGACCAAGCGCACCATGAGGCTCGCGTGCACGAGCACGACCACGGCGAGCTGGCACGTCAGCTAACGGCGCCCTCGCAGCTCGTGCTCCATTCACTGCCGGCGGGCGCGACCGTCGTCCTCGAGCGGTTCGTGGACGAGGACCGCACGCTCATCGCGAAGGGCGCCATCAGCCTCGGCAAGACACCGGTCCGCACCGAGCTGCCACCGGGCTCCTACCTGCTCACGCTGTCGGCCGACGGCTTCGAAGCCGCGCGTTACCCGGTGGTGCTGCGCCGCGGCGCGACCCACGCGACAACGGTGCGCTTGGTGCGCCCACGCGATCTCGGGACCGGCTTCATCTACGTGCCGCAAGGCCTGACGATGCTCGGCGGCGATCCCCAGGCGATGGATAGCCTCCCCTCCGAGGAGTGCCTCGTCGACGACTACGCCATCGCCGAGCTCCCCGTGACCTTCGGCGAGTATTGCGAGTTCTTGGACGCGCTCGAAGCGAGGTCCCCGGCGCTCGCCGAGAAACGTGCGCCCCGCGACAAGCGGGGCTCGGAAGGCTTTGTCGTGCGCCGCGGGCCGGGCGGTTTGTGGGAGCCCGAGGAGAGCCTCGTCGAGGGCGAAGGACGCACCCTCTTGCCCAACGGGACGCGCGACCTTCGTCGACTGCCGGTCTTGCTCGTCGATTGGTACGACGCCGTCGCTTACGCCGCGTGGCGGAGCCAGCGAGACAACACGCGAGTGCGCCTACCGACGGAGGCCGAGTGGGAGAAGGCCGCGCGCGGTGTCGATGGCCGCGCCTTCCCGTGGGGCAACGAGTTCGACGCGACCTTCTGCAAGATGCGCGACTCGCGCGCCGTCGTGCAGCAGCCGGAGCCCGTCGGCGCATTCCCGCGCGACGTGTCGTGTTACGGCGTGCGCGATCTCGCCGGCGGCGTGCGCGAATGGGTCGCCGACTTTCACGGTGGCCCCTCCGCGGAAGAACTGCTGCGCGAGCCCGAGCCGGGCGCGCTCGTCACGCGCGGCGATTCTTCGCTGCGCCAAGCGCGCGGCGGCGCCTGGATGATCGACGCGCAATGGTGCCGCGGCGCCTCAAGGGGTCCCCTTCAAGCGTTGGCGCGCGGCACTGCGCTCGGGTTTCGCCTCGCGAAGACGCTGGCGCGTTAG
- a CDS encoding AgmX/PglI C-terminal domain-containing protein, which translates to MDRTSTVVVSVAVVFMGAMVWKGVQEPRAPAGFVERANRAPVTTTKLTNTQVVGPIDTPIVERPRSAPLSLTASDGTGLTLTSMVARAEVQDPLAFTELRLTFQNPQARQLEGTFRITLPEGASVSRFAMKIDNRWQEGEVVEKQAARVAYEDFLHRKQDPALLEQAAGNEFSARVFPIPPRGTKEIILSYSQEVSGGARYSLPLRGLPELGLVSISVTQDGFPQPVQTFSQRRFLPDGDFVLDERLASKGLGLRARNMVLAKVKADAIASQEKDPIESAIVLVDTSASRALGYEEQVRLVASLLRSLGERADATLRVAAFDQTVVPIFAGKAREFGDKEATVLRERMPLGASNLAGALTWATDEAAKAKATRVILVGDGVATAGPTEGEAFAAVLSKLKAAGIVRVDAVAVGGIRDRVMMKRLVAGSFAKDGMVIDGSLGVANAMRRLTERTLSEVPIDVPGARWFWPKRMEGVQAGDEVLVYADVPEGQAFSLSAGKPLAMPELATAEVPLLERAWVQAKIQSLVEAQSREPSPERTKEILDLSINHRVLSPYTALLVLETEADYARFKIDRKALKDILTMDSGTLKLKHRSWPFDRNADEDKQELARNSDNKEGGSGTRAKAEEGAMGNPRAPGAQRFGVRGPSDNRDPEAPTSGAATATAAATPPPAPAQAPGAPPAASPAPAMAAEPLADRAARPAPRGGPAAEQESFGAGGLGLSGAGEGGGGRGEGIGLGNIGTIGHGAGVGTGQGFGSGSGRLGGSHRTQVPLVRMGVTTVNGALPPEVVQRIVRQNFGRFRLCYENGLRANPALEGRVVTRFVIDKSGAVLTTSDGGSDLPDASVVSCVVRSFTNLSFPQPEGGVVTVVFPISFSPGGGEAATPSAASPNNWNANTVAPYTGKFKTVMTTIASQGAKAALPIALEWRKADPADVLALIALGETYEGLADTTEAARAYGSLIDLFASRADLRRFAGERLERVTSRRDGKVEPFGEAMALAVDTYEKAVLQRPDHPASHRLLAFARLKRGDHPGAFDAALSGARRSYPSGRFAGVDRILREDLGLIAAAWLAKDPSKRAEIMAQLAEVRATLETGASLRFVLNWETDANDVDFHIMDSRGGHAYYGAKSLPSGGELYADVTTGYGPECFTVRRPVGQRAGPYKLQAHYYSRGPMGYGMGKLEIIDHDGKGGLTFEERPYVVMVDRAFLDLGVVDAK; encoded by the coding sequence ATGGACAGGACGTCGACGGTGGTGGTCTCGGTTGCGGTCGTCTTCATGGGCGCCATGGTCTGGAAAGGTGTCCAAGAGCCGCGCGCGCCGGCGGGGTTCGTCGAGCGCGCCAATCGCGCGCCGGTCACGACCACGAAGCTGACGAACACCCAAGTCGTCGGCCCCATCGACACGCCCATCGTGGAGCGACCTCGCTCCGCGCCGCTTAGCCTCACCGCGTCCGACGGCACGGGCCTCACGCTCACGAGCATGGTGGCGCGCGCCGAGGTGCAAGATCCGCTGGCCTTCACCGAGCTGCGACTGACGTTCCAGAACCCCCAAGCCAGGCAGCTCGAGGGCACCTTCCGCATCACGCTGCCGGAGGGCGCCAGCGTGAGCCGCTTTGCCATGAAGATCGACAACCGGTGGCAGGAAGGAGAGGTCGTCGAGAAGCAAGCGGCGCGCGTCGCCTACGAAGACTTCCTTCACCGGAAGCAGGACCCGGCCCTCTTGGAGCAGGCCGCGGGCAACGAGTTCTCGGCGCGCGTCTTTCCGATCCCGCCGCGAGGCACCAAGGAGATCATCCTCTCGTATTCGCAAGAGGTCAGCGGCGGCGCACGCTACTCGCTCCCGCTGCGCGGGCTGCCGGAGCTCGGTCTCGTGTCGATCAGCGTCACGCAAGACGGCTTCCCGCAGCCGGTGCAGACGTTCTCGCAGCGACGGTTCCTCCCCGATGGCGACTTCGTGCTCGACGAGCGCCTCGCGAGCAAGGGCCTGGGCCTCCGCGCACGCAACATGGTGCTCGCGAAGGTCAAGGCCGACGCCATCGCCAGCCAGGAGAAAGACCCCATCGAGAGCGCCATCGTGCTCGTCGACACGAGCGCGTCACGCGCGCTGGGTTACGAAGAGCAAGTACGCCTCGTCGCGAGCTTGCTCCGAAGCCTCGGTGAGCGCGCTGACGCGACCTTGCGGGTAGCGGCCTTCGATCAGACCGTGGTCCCGATCTTTGCGGGCAAGGCCCGCGAGTTCGGCGACAAGGAAGCGACCGTACTCCGGGAGCGCATGCCGCTCGGGGCGTCGAACCTGGCAGGCGCGCTCACCTGGGCCACGGACGAAGCAGCCAAGGCGAAGGCCACGCGCGTCATCCTCGTGGGCGACGGCGTCGCGACGGCGGGCCCGACGGAGGGCGAAGCCTTCGCCGCGGTGCTGAGCAAGCTGAAGGCCGCCGGCATCGTCCGCGTCGACGCGGTGGCCGTGGGCGGGATCCGCGATCGCGTCATGATGAAGCGCCTCGTCGCCGGCTCCTTCGCGAAGGACGGCATGGTCATCGACGGCTCGCTCGGCGTGGCCAACGCGATGCGGCGCCTCACGGAGCGCACGCTCTCGGAGGTGCCCATCGACGTGCCCGGTGCCCGATGGTTCTGGCCCAAGCGCATGGAAGGGGTTCAGGCGGGAGACGAAGTGCTCGTCTATGCCGACGTTCCCGAAGGGCAAGCCTTCAGCCTGTCGGCGGGCAAGCCCCTCGCCATGCCCGAGCTCGCGACGGCGGAAGTGCCGCTCCTTGAGCGCGCCTGGGTGCAGGCGAAGATTCAGAGCCTCGTCGAAGCGCAGAGTCGCGAACCTTCGCCGGAGCGCACCAAAGAGATCTTGGACCTCTCCATCAACCACCGCGTGCTCTCCCCGTACACGGCCCTCTTGGTCCTCGAGACCGAGGCCGACTACGCGCGCTTCAAGATCGATCGCAAGGCCTTGAAGGACATCCTGACGATGGACTCGGGCACGCTCAAGCTCAAGCACCGCTCGTGGCCGTTCGATCGAAACGCCGACGAAGACAAGCAGGAGCTCGCTCGGAATTCGGACAACAAGGAGGGCGGCTCGGGGACGCGGGCGAAGGCCGAAGAAGGCGCCATGGGAAACCCGCGCGCGCCTGGGGCGCAGCGCTTCGGCGTTCGCGGTCCGAGCGACAACCGAGACCCGGAGGCGCCGACGTCGGGCGCGGCGACGGCGACCGCAGCGGCAACGCCACCACCAGCACCGGCGCAAGCGCCCGGCGCTCCTCCGGCCGCAAGCCCCGCCCCCGCTATGGCCGCCGAGCCCCTCGCGGATCGCGCGGCACGGCCCGCTCCCCGAGGCGGGCCGGCGGCCGAACAGGAGTCCTTCGGCGCCGGCGGCCTCGGCCTGTCGGGCGCGGGCGAAGGCGGCGGCGGCCGCGGAGAGGGGATCGGTCTCGGCAACATCGGCACCATCGGTCACGGCGCTGGCGTGGGCACGGGACAGGGCTTCGGCTCCGGCTCGGGCCGGCTCGGCGGCAGCCACCGCACGCAGGTCCCCTTGGTCCGAATGGGCGTCACGACCGTGAACGGCGCCCTGCCACCGGAGGTCGTTCAACGCATCGTCCGGCAGAACTTCGGTCGCTTTCGCCTTTGCTACGAAAATGGGCTTCGCGCCAACCCCGCGCTCGAAGGACGCGTCGTCACGCGGTTCGTGATCGACAAGTCGGGCGCTGTCCTGACGACGAGCGATGGCGGCTCCGACCTTCCCGACGCGTCGGTCGTGTCGTGCGTCGTGCGGTCATTCACGAACCTGTCATTTCCTCAGCCGGAAGGCGGCGTGGTGACGGTCGTATTCCCAATCAGCTTCAGCCCCGGCGGCGGTGAGGCGGCGACGCCCTCGGCAGCGTCGCCCAACAACTGGAACGCGAACACCGTCGCGCCCTACACCGGGAAGTTCAAGACGGTGATGACCACCATCGCGTCGCAAGGCGCGAAGGCGGCTCTCCCCATCGCCCTGGAGTGGCGCAAGGCCGACCCCGCCGACGTCCTCGCGCTGATCGCCCTCGGCGAAACCTACGAAGGTCTCGCCGACACGACGGAAGCGGCACGCGCCTACGGCTCGCTCATCGACCTCTTCGCATCGCGCGCCGACCTCCGGCGTTTTGCTGGCGAACGCCTCGAACGAGTCACCTCAAGGCGCGACGGAAAGGTCGAGCCCTTCGGGGAGGCCATGGCCCTCGCCGTCGACACCTACGAGAAGGCCGTCTTGCAACGGCCCGATCATCCTGCGAGTCACCGGCTCTTGGCGTTCGCGCGCCTCAAGCGCGGCGATCACCCCGGCGCCTTCGACGCTGCGCTGTCCGGCGCCCGGCGCAGCTACCCGTCGGGCCGCTTCGCCGGTGTCGACCGAATCCTCCGCGAGGACCTCGGTCTCATCGCTGCCGCGTGGCTTGCAAAGGATCCGAGCAAGCGCGCCGAGATCATGGCGCAGCTCGCGGAGGTTCGCGCCACGTTGGAGACGGGCGCGTCCTTGCGCTTCGTCCTCAACTGGGAGACCGACGCCAACGACGTCGACTTTCACATCATGGACTCGCGCGGCGGGCACGCCTATTACGGCGCCAAGTCGCTGCCGAGCGGCGGCGAGCTCTACGCCGACGTCACGACCGGGTACGGGCCCGAGTGTTTCACCGTGAGACGCCCCGTCGGACAGCGGGCGGGCCCGTACAAGCTCCAAGCGCACTACTACTCGCGCGGCCCCATGGGCTACGGCATGGGCAAGCTCGAGATCATCGACCACGACGGCAAGGGGGGGCTCACCTTTGAGGAGCGCCCCTACGTCGTCATGGTCGATCGCGCCTTCCTCGATCTAGGCGTGGTCGACGCCAAGTGA
- the pdxT gene encoding pyridoxal 5'-phosphate synthase glutaminase subunit PdxT produces the protein MARGKPVVVLAVQGAFERHARMLRSLGHEVRLARRADDLADAAGLVLPGGESTVQLDLIARFDLEGPIRSRVSAGVPVLATCAGLILAAERVLGPQQRSFGVLDVTVTRNGWGRQLDSFEAMSDAGRSLVLIRAPRITSVGPRAQVVDRLAGEPILVRQGAVWGATFHPELTDDASLHAKVFGASAHLASTTPRSRKARSTMTT, from the coding sequence ATGGCCCGTGGAAAGCCCGTCGTCGTCTTGGCGGTTCAAGGCGCCTTCGAACGTCATGCGCGGATGCTTCGGTCGTTGGGGCACGAGGTTCGCCTCGCCCGTCGCGCGGATGACCTTGCCGACGCGGCGGGGCTGGTCCTCCCCGGTGGCGAGAGCACGGTGCAACTCGACCTCATCGCGCGCTTCGATCTCGAAGGCCCAATTCGCTCGCGGGTGTCCGCGGGCGTTCCGGTCCTCGCGACTTGTGCAGGCTTGATCCTCGCGGCCGAGCGCGTGTTAGGCCCGCAGCAGCGAAGCTTCGGCGTCCTCGACGTCACCGTGACGCGAAACGGCTGGGGTCGGCAGCTCGACAGCTTCGAGGCGATGAGCGACGCGGGAAGGAGCCTCGTGCTGATTCGCGCGCCGCGCATCACGTCGGTCGGGCCCCGCGCCCAGGTCGTGGACCGGCTCGCCGGTGAGCCGATCCTCGTCCGCCAAGGCGCCGTTTGGGGCGCCACGTTTCATCCCGAGCTGACCGACGACGCCTCGCTCCACGCGAAGGTCTTCGGGGCGTCCGCTCACTTGGCGTCGACCACGCCTAGATCGAGGAAGGCGCGATCGACCATGACGACGTAG
- a CDS encoding GNAT family N-acetyltransferase, translating to MSIFLTKTATALGELGSLLPAWRDLARAAPIPSSPTWALTWWKTFGEGRSLRVLFALDGAELIGVLAMSERRLVVRAVPRRRLELLGTGEPEADELNGDCVGPVFAKGCEERAADAFAAELVRCAAAWDELHFAQMDGAARGTVALEEALAAHGLAVRETPRGQCPKASLPPTWEDFVATLSPEGRARVEQAARRLDGEGSAPSGVSPAKVEHDDDVELRSLQNDFARLGDGRFQPGPQNRFRAFHDAALAELASEERLARTRISIDGAAVAVGLAWRTGGGTFVYATATSSLEGLETMLHVAMVRRAIALGQTHFEFQNGVTRERTLLCGGKARPVVNVSAPSPSLRGQLVGRAARATLLLQSLRKNLR from the coding sequence ATGTCGATCTTCTTGACCAAAACGGCCACCGCGCTCGGCGAGCTCGGGTCGCTGCTCCCCGCTTGGCGAGACCTCGCCCGGGCGGCGCCGATTCCCTCGTCTCCTACCTGGGCCCTGACGTGGTGGAAGACCTTCGGCGAAGGGCGCTCGCTGCGCGTTCTCTTCGCCCTCGACGGTGCGGAGCTCATCGGCGTGCTGGCGATGTCGGAGCGGCGCCTCGTTGTCCGAGCGGTGCCGCGGCGCCGCCTCGAACTTCTCGGCACCGGCGAGCCCGAAGCGGACGAGCTCAACGGCGACTGCGTGGGCCCGGTGTTCGCGAAGGGCTGCGAAGAGCGGGCCGCCGACGCGTTCGCGGCCGAGCTTGTCCGCTGCGCCGCCGCGTGGGACGAGCTGCACTTCGCCCAGATGGACGGCGCGGCGCGCGGCACAGTTGCGCTGGAAGAGGCGCTGGCCGCCCATGGCCTCGCCGTTCGCGAAACCCCGCGCGGGCAATGCCCCAAGGCCTCGCTCCCGCCGACGTGGGAGGACTTCGTCGCGACGCTATCCCCAGAAGGGCGCGCGCGCGTTGAGCAAGCGGCGAGGCGACTGGACGGTGAGGGCTCGGCGCCTTCTGGCGTGAGCCCCGCGAAGGTCGAACACGACGACGACGTCGAGCTTCGTTCGTTGCAGAACGACTTCGCGCGCCTCGGCGACGGTCGCTTCCAACCAGGCCCGCAGAACCGCTTTCGAGCCTTTCACGACGCCGCCCTCGCCGAGCTCGCATCCGAGGAGCGCCTCGCTCGAACGCGCATCTCCATCGACGGCGCCGCGGTGGCCGTGGGGCTCGCGTGGCGAACGGGCGGCGGCACGTTCGTTTACGCGACAGCGACGTCGTCGCTAGAAGGACTCGAGACCATGCTGCACGTCGCGATGGTGCGACGGGCCATCGCCCTTGGGCAAACGCACTTCGAGTTCCAAAACGGCGTCACCCGCGAACGCACCCTGCTGTGTGGCGGAAAGGCGCGCCCTGTGGTCAACGTCTCTGCTCCCTCGCCTTCCCTCCGAGGCCAACTCGTAGGGCGAGCCGCGCGGGCCACACTCCTCTTACAATCGCTCCGCAAGAACCTCCGATGA
- the pdxS gene encoding pyridoxal 5'-phosphate synthase lyase subunit PdxS, producing MKKSTQVTKSGLAEMLKGGVIMDVVDAEQARIAEAAGATAVMALERVPAQIRAEGGVARASDPEMVARIQAAVSIPVMAKCRIGHFAEARILEALEVDFVDESEVLTPADDEFHIDKRTFRVPFVCGCRDLGEALRRIAEGASLLRTKGEAGTGDIAEAVRHLRRVRSQIRRLTTLGAEELVREAKELGAPVELVREVAAAGRLPVPNFAAGGIATPADAALAMALGAEAVFVGSGIFLSADAPRRARAIVTAVTAWEDAAALAAVSTGLGAAMRSVPTASLSAPERFAARGN from the coding sequence ATGAAAAAATCGACCCAAGTCACGAAGTCAGGCCTCGCTGAGATGCTCAAGGGAGGCGTCATCATGGACGTCGTTGACGCGGAGCAAGCGCGCATCGCGGAAGCCGCCGGGGCCACCGCGGTCATGGCGCTCGAGCGCGTGCCGGCTCAGATTCGCGCCGAAGGTGGCGTGGCTCGCGCGAGCGATCCGGAGATGGTGGCGCGCATCCAGGCTGCCGTCAGCATTCCCGTCATGGCCAAATGCCGCATCGGGCATTTCGCCGAGGCCCGGATCCTCGAAGCCCTGGAGGTCGACTTCGTCGACGAGAGCGAAGTCTTGACGCCCGCCGACGACGAGTTCCACATCGACAAGCGAACGTTCCGCGTGCCGTTCGTCTGCGGCTGCCGCGATCTCGGCGAGGCCTTGCGCCGCATCGCCGAGGGCGCGTCGCTGCTCCGCACCAAGGGCGAGGCCGGTACCGGCGACATCGCCGAGGCGGTTCGCCACCTCCGCCGCGTGCGGAGCCAGATTCGTCGCCTCACGACGCTCGGCGCCGAAGAGTTGGTGCGCGAGGCCAAGGAGCTCGGCGCTCCGGTGGAGCTGGTTCGCGAGGTCGCCGCGGCAGGCCGACTCCCGGTCCCGAACTTCGCCGCCGGCGGCATCGCCACGCCCGCCGATGCGGCGCTCGCCATGGCCCTCGGTGCCGAGGCCGTCTTCGTCGGCAGCGGTATCTTCCTCAGCGCCGACGCGCCGCGCCGAGCACGGGCCATCGTGACGGCGGTGACCGCGTGGGAGGACGCGGCCGCGCTCGCCGCCGTCAGCACCGGTCTCGGCGCGGCGATGCGCAGCGTGCCCACGGCTTCGCTCTCGGCGCCGGAGCGCTTCGCGGCGCGAGGCAACTGA